The proteins below come from a single Necator americanus strain Aroian chromosome V, whole genome shotgun sequence genomic window:
- a CDS encoding hypothetical protein (NECATOR_CHRV.G20067.T1) — MLVLDVLRQAHCDRASVEPVRMSLANCCNTCSLLFSCLIFVLDVKLRYIHSEKCTMTVMHRKRLQQRRSMARI; from the coding sequence ATGCTCGTACTGGACGTTCTGCGGCAGGCACACTGTGATCGTGCATCAGTAGAACCCGTTAGAATGTCTTTAGCAAATTGTTGTAATACttgttctttgttgttttcatgtttAATCTTCGTTCTTGATGTAAAGCTGCGATATATTCATTCCGAAAAATGTACAATGACAGTGATGCATAGAAAACGATTGCAACAACGTAGAAGTATGGCTAGAATATGA
- a CDS encoding hypothetical protein (NECATOR_CHRV.G20065.T2) — protein MATRVYIGRLSYRASERDIEHFFRGYGRIRDIVLKNGFGFVEFDEPRDADDAVYDLNGKELAGERVMLEFSKRGPRTGGRGYDRYPPQRREASSRYGPPTQTRHRMIVENLSTRISWQLVDVR, from the exons ATGGCTACAAGAGTTTATATTGGACGTTTGTCTTATCGTGCTTCTGAGCGTGATATCGAGCACTTCTTTCGTGGATACGGCCGTATCCGCGATATAGTGCTGAAGAATGGGTTCGGATTTGTG GAATTTGATGAACCGCGTGATGCGGATGATGCTGTTTATGACTTGAATGGAAAGGAGTTGGCTGGTGAACGCGTGATGTTGGAGTTTTCGAAGCGTGGACCGAGGACCGGTGGACGCGGATATGACCGATATCCGCCACAGAGAAGAGAGGCTAG cTCACGCTATGGTCCTCCTACGCAAACTCGGCACCGCATgattgttgaaaatttgtcAACGCGGATCTCGTGGCAG CTCGTTGACGTACGGTGA
- a CDS encoding hypothetical protein (NECATOR_CHRV.G20066.T1), producing the protein MILRRLFRSVVVVRRRIVVLGIETSCDDTAVAFVQDDRKVLSSRRFADRETQRRLGGISPCEVALQHKEHLPRLLDECVKEAGLGVADVDAVAVTTKPGLVIALKEGIRKGLELSRVYKKDFISVHHMRAHALSAFLVCNVLSFPFLSVLISGGHALIVLVRSANDFTLLGESTSGSPGECLDKIARELRINEMQEFLDIHPGAAVERLASRSSNGHLRYSVTGPHTSGADMNFSQLKSSYLNLARRHAGDEDFSVEDFCASVQHHLTRHLVSKVHNCLEFLLSSNRFSEIKHIVISGGVAANAYICNGISKLANFHGIEVVRLPSRLCTDNAEMVAWNGILCLRENSPDVHRYPEIPESVYAHARFHIGSCSRALVPSKPRRKLGITTVHGDLPLKVFDKDQLRREHESASAVR; encoded by the exons ATGATTCTCCGACGTTTATTTCGAAGTGTCGTAGTCGTTCGAAGAAGAATTGTGGTTTTGGGAATTGAAACTAG CTGTGACGATACGGCAGTTGCATTTGTGCAAGATGATCGAAAAGTACTGTCTTCAAGAAGATTTGCGGACAGAGAGACACAGCGGAGGCTGGGTGGGATTTCGCCGTGTGAAGTAGCATTGCAG CACAAGGAACATCTTCCTCGACTATTAGACGAATGTGTTAAAGAAGCTGGTCTTGGTGTGGCTGATGTAGATGCCGTAGCCGTCACTACTAAGCCCGGACTTGTTATAGCTCTAAAAGAAGGGATCCGTAAAGGTCTTGAACTCTCAAG GGTGTACAAGAAGGATTTTATCTCTGTTCATCACATGCGAGCACACGCATTGTCTGCTTTTCTTGTGTGCAATGTTCtatcttttccatttctctctGTGCTGATCTCTGGTGGTCATGCACTCATCGTTCTCGTCCGTTCGGCAAACGATTTTACTCTATTAG GTGAGAGCACCTCGGGTAGTCCAGGGGAGTGCCTGGACAAGATAGCTAGGGAGCTACGAATAAACGAAATGCAAGAATTTCTAGATATACATCCAGGAGCTGCTGTAGAGCGGTTGGCGAGTAG ATCTTCTAATGGTCATTTGCGGTATTCCGTGACCGGTCCGCATACATCCGGAGCGGACATGAACTTTTCACAATTAAAGTCTTCATACTTAAACCTTGCCAGAAGACATGCGGGGGACGAAGATTTTAGCGTGGAAGACTTCTGCGCAAGTGTCCAG CATCACTTGACTCGACACTTGGTTTCGAAGGTGCATAACTGTCTGGAGTTTTTGCTTTCCTCAAATCGTTTCTCCGAGATAAAACATATTGTTATAAGCGGCGGAGTCGCAGCAAATGCGTACATATGCAATG GTATTTCAAAACTTGCTAACTTTCATGGCATAGAAGTAGTTCGACTTCCTTCCCGTCTATGCACAGATAATGCTGAGATGGTTGCCTGGAACGGCATACTCTGTCTTAGAGAAAA CTCCCCGGATGTCCATCGTTATCCCGAAATACCAGAATCCGTTTATGCACATGCCCGATTTCATATCGGCAGTTGTTCGCGCGCACTGGTACCATCGAAACCCAGAAGAAAGCTCGGAATAACGACAGTGCATGGGGATTTGCCGTTGAAGGTGTTCGATAAGGATCAACTAAGGCGAGAACACGAATCAGCATCTGCTGTTCGTTGA